A genome region from Setaria italica strain Yugu1 chromosome III, Setaria_italica_v2.0, whole genome shotgun sequence includes the following:
- the LOC101778777 gene encoding uncharacterized protein LOC101778777 isoform X3: protein MLLLMAAATATAAGGRGGGVRRRRILVDTDVDTDDVFAILYLLKQDRSEFDLKAITISANSWADAGHAVNHVYDLLYMMGRDDIAVGVGGDGGISDDGRVYPDVGGYFAIIEQEMSTVGGCRYRQTIPQGGNGRLDVNTNYGIRRAFLPQGNRRYFPVQQPTTQQMMIDTISAGPTTAFLMGTHTNFALFLMSNPHLKKNVEHIYMMGGGVRSHNPTGCCPKSSISCVRQQCEDHGNMFTAYTKDPYAEFNIFGDPFAAYQVFHSGIPITLVPLDATNTIPITENFFRAFEQKQSTYEAKYCFQSLKIARDTWFDNQFYTMIAELLYVGFLHDWCGTLDYAQW, encoded by the exons CTGCTcctgatggcggcggcgacggcgacggcggcgggcgggagagGTGGCggggttcggcggcggcgcatcctCGTGGACACGGACGTCGACACGGACGACGTCTTCGCCATCCTCTACCTGCTCAAGCAGGACCGCTCCGAGTTCGACCTCAAG GCTATCACTATCAGTGCAAACTCTTGGGCTGATGCTGGCCATGCTGTTAACCATGTGTATGATCTACTCTACATGATGGGGCGAGATGACATAGCAGTTGGTGTCGGAGGGGACGGTGGTATATCAGATGATGGTAGGGTTTATCCCGATGTTGGTGGTTATTTCGCGATAATTGAGCAG GAAATGTCAACAGTGGGGGGTTGTCGGTACCGACAAACGATTCCGCAGGGGGGAAATGGCCGGTTGGATGTCAACACAAATTATGGAATCAGACGAGCATTTCTGCCTCAG GGCAACCGGAGATACTTCCCTGTTCAACAACCAACTACGCAACAGATGATGATTGACACCATATCTGCCGGGCCAACGACCGCCTTCCTAATGGGGACACACACGAACTTTGCACTTTTCCTCATGAGCAACCCACATCTGAAGAAAAATGTGGAGCACATTTACATGATGGGTGGTGGTGTACGATCACACAATCCCACTGGCTGCTGCCCCAAGAGCAGCATCTCGTGTGTGCGTCAACAATGTGAAGATCACGGTAACATGTTTACGGCTTACACCAAAGATCCGTATGCTGAGTTCAACATATTTGGGGATCCTTTTGCTGCATATCAG GTGTTTCATTCTGGTATTCCTATCACCCTTGTGCCTCTTGATGCAACTAACACTATACCAATCACTGAGAACTTCTTTAGGGCCTTTGAGCAAAAGCAGAGCACTTATGAGGCGAAGTACTGCTTCCAATCTCTGAAGATTGCTCGGGATACTTGGTTCGACAATCAATTCTACACA ATGATTGCAGAATTACTTTATGTGGGATTCCTTCATGACTGGTGTGGCACTCTCGATTATGCGCAATGGTGA
- the LOC101785075 gene encoding uncharacterized protein LOC101785075, whose amino-acid sequence MGDHKEVFRSLQELFPQVDHRILKAIAIEHHKDVDSAVVAVLDEVMPSMTDSAGALSADHDVLPSFAGSVGNVFANHSTHEVGSSSSAGHDIRVNEVDGSVHSGQDTSSVEVTSGTQENIDSELHEGRLTSIHGMSEQLDQHSDPIPNGNQHDLIPNLDAVSSNTRPERKLANSDTEVGYGVLSSACFSQLSTGANCGDSISSEAPQLHDQDSSNIPVGDCFPQKNSLKMFSGYEDINFDDDLFFSDLLAFSSNDQVSSGILITGKDSFSPVLDVPSPDKEGSSTGTSGVIEQKNTSNSGTDCDKQLSGDILENDDILLSSKTDMLPDLNLNHFASTSSTHSSHSVSIECLEDCIADARSNKNDLLPSLELVTKMIEDVELLEEKAKVAKHESSVAGTGILTKVEELKEMLTHAKEANDMHASEVCGEKAILTTEARELQSRLQRLSDERNKNLVIIEQIRQTLDERLVAAQQEIVEAEKEKIEKEAAAQALLDEQEKMMNSIVEESRRLQKEAEENLKLKEFLVERGQIVDMLQGEIAVICEDVSLLKRVVDERLSLSKLQRSTMSSLSSSLHSSLHKSCSSSDRTTEAVESPDKHTVPVAASPVARDLNDNPSTVEVSDGNDTTDKGICKRVDSSEDADGWEIC is encoded by the exons ATGGGTGATCACAAGGAGGTATTCCGCTCCCTGCAAGAACTCTTCCCTCAG GTTGATCATCGTATACTGAAGGCTATCGCCATTGAGCACCATAAAGATGTTGATTCTGCGGTGGTTGCTGTCCTTGATGAGGTCATGCCGTCCATGACCGATTCGGCTGGAGCTTTGTCAGCTGATCATGATGTCTTGCCATCTTTCGCTGGTTCTGTTGGGAATGTGTTTGCTAATCACAGCACGCATGAAGTGGGAAGTTCATCATCTGCCG GACATGATATACGTGTCAATGAGGTTGATGGAAGTGTTCACTCTGGACAAGACACTTCTTCCGTGGAGGTCACAAGTGGCACGCAAGAAAACATAGACAGTGAACTACATGAGGGGAGACTTACATCAATCCATGGGATGAGTGAACAACTAGATCAACATTCTGATCCTATCCCAAATGGTAATCAACATGATTTGATTCCCAACCTTGATGCGGTATCTTCAAATACTAGGCCAGAGAGAAAGTTGGCTAACTCAGATACTGAAGTTGGATATGGTGTATTATCTAGTGCATGTTTTTCTCAACTATCGACAGGGGCAAACTGTGGTGACAGCATAAGTAGTGAAGCTCCACAGCTCCACGATCAAGATTCTAGTAACATTCCAGTTGGGGATTGCTTTCCCCAGAAAAATTCGTTGAAGATGTTTAGTGGTTACGAGGACATAAATTTTGATGATGATTTGTTCTTTTCGGACCTTTTGGCCTTTTCTTCTAATGATCAAGTATCTTCTGGAATTCTGATTACTGGAAAGGATTCGTTTTCACCCGTGCTGGATGTTCCCAGTCCAGATAAAGAAGGATCCTCTACTGGGACTTCTGGAGTTATAGAACAGAAGAATACCAGCAATTCTGGCACTGACTGTGACAAGCAGCTTTCAGGGGATATACTTGAGAATGATGACATTCTCTTGTCTTCTAAGACGGATATGCTTCCCGATCTTAATTTGAATCACTTTGCTTCTACATCTTCAACTCATTCAAGCCATTCTGTTAGTATTGAGTGTCTTgaggattgtattgctgatgcCAGAAGCAATAAG AATGATCTGTTACCTTCTCTGGAGTTGGTTACAAAAATGATAGAGGATGTTGAGCTTCTTGAAGAAAAGGCTAAAGTAGCAAAGCATGAGTCATCTGTTGCTGGGACAGGCATTCTGACAAAAGTTGAGGAGCTTAAAGAAATGCTAACTCATGCAAAGGAAGCAAATGATATG CATGCTAGTGAGGTTTGTGGTGAGAAAGCTATTTTAACCACAGAGGCACGTGAGCTTCAATCACGACTTCAGAGGCTTTCAGATGAGAGGAATAAAAATCTGGTGATAATTGAACAG ATACGCCAAACCCTTGATGAAAGATTGGTTGCTGCACAACAAGAAATTGTGGAAGCTGAGAAAGAAAAGATTGAAAAAGAGGCTGCTGCTCAGGCACTACTTGATGAACAAGAAAAGATGATGAATTCTATTGTTGAGGAATCGAGAAGGTTGCAAAAAGAAGCAGAGGAGAACTTGAAG TTGAAGGAATTCTTGGTTGAGCGGGGCCAAATTGTTGATATGCTGCA AGGTGAGATTGCTGTTATCTGTGAGGATGTCTCACTACTCAAGCGAGTGGTGGACGAGCGCCTATCATTGAGCAAGCTGCAGCGTTCCACGATGTCAAGCCTCTCTTCTTCATTGCATTCCTCTCTTCACAAGAGTTGTAGTTCCTCAGATAGGACTACTGAAGCAGTCGAGTCTCCAGATAAGCACACTGTCCCAGTAGCTGCAAGTCCAGTGGCTAGAGATCTGAATGACAACCCAAGCACCGTGGAAGTTTCGGATGGCAATGACACTACCGATAAAGGCATTTGCAAGCGAGTGGATTCCAGCGAGGACGCCGATGGCTGGGAGATTTGCTGA
- the LOC101778777 gene encoding uncharacterized protein LOC101778777 isoform X2: MLLLMAAATATAAGGRGGGVRRRRILVDTDVDTDDVFAILYLLKQDRSEFDLKAITISANSWADAGHAVNHVYDLLYMMGRDDIAVGVGGDGGISDDGRVYPDVGGYFAIIEQEMSTVGGCRYRQTIPQGGNGRLDVNTNYGIRRAFLPQGNRRYFPVQQPTTQQMMIDTISAGPTTAFLMGTHTNFALFLMSNPHLKKNVEHIYMMGGGVRSHNPTGCCPKSSISCVRQQCEDHGNMFTAYTKDPYAEFNIFGDPFAAYQVFHSGIPITLVPLDATNTIPITENFFRAFEQKQSTYEAKYCFQSLKIARDTWFDNQFYTNYFMWDSFMTGVALSIMRNGERPDGENDFAEMEVMNITVVTSNEPYGVRDGSNPFFDGRARPKFNLLEGGVHSGHVLTGLNDPFCVMKGSIKGKCQSWES; the protein is encoded by the exons CTGCTcctgatggcggcggcgacggcgacggcggcgggcgggagagGTGGCggggttcggcggcggcgcatcctCGTGGACACGGACGTCGACACGGACGACGTCTTCGCCATCCTCTACCTGCTCAAGCAGGACCGCTCCGAGTTCGACCTCAAG GCTATCACTATCAGTGCAAACTCTTGGGCTGATGCTGGCCATGCTGTTAACCATGTGTATGATCTACTCTACATGATGGGGCGAGATGACATAGCAGTTGGTGTCGGAGGGGACGGTGGTATATCAGATGATGGTAGGGTTTATCCCGATGTTGGTGGTTATTTCGCGATAATTGAGCAG GAAATGTCAACAGTGGGGGGTTGTCGGTACCGACAAACGATTCCGCAGGGGGGAAATGGCCGGTTGGATGTCAACACAAATTATGGAATCAGACGAGCATTTCTGCCTCAG GGCAACCGGAGATACTTCCCTGTTCAACAACCAACTACGCAACAGATGATGATTGACACCATATCTGCCGGGCCAACGACCGCCTTCCTAATGGGGACACACACGAACTTTGCACTTTTCCTCATGAGCAACCCACATCTGAAGAAAAATGTGGAGCACATTTACATGATGGGTGGTGGTGTACGATCACACAATCCCACTGGCTGCTGCCCCAAGAGCAGCATCTCGTGTGTGCGTCAACAATGTGAAGATCACGGTAACATGTTTACGGCTTACACCAAAGATCCGTATGCTGAGTTCAACATATTTGGGGATCCTTTTGCTGCATATCAG GTGTTTCATTCTGGTATTCCTATCACCCTTGTGCCTCTTGATGCAACTAACACTATACCAATCACTGAGAACTTCTTTAGGGCCTTTGAGCAAAAGCAGAGCACTTATGAGGCGAAGTACTGCTTCCAATCTCTGAAGATTGCTCGGGATACTTGGTTCGACAATCAATTCTACACA AATTACTTTATGTGGGATTCCTTCATGACTGGTGTGGCACTCTCGATTATGCGCAATGGTGAGAGGCCAGATGGTGAGAATGATTTTGCTGAGATGGAAGTGATGAACATAACTGTTGTTACATCTAATGAACCATATGGTGTTCGTGATGGATCAAATCCATTCTTCGATGGACGTGCGAGGCCAAAATTCAACTTACTGGAGGGTGGTGTACATAGTGGTCATGTTCTGACTGGACTAAACGATCCATTTTGTGTTATGAAGGGGAGCATTAAAGGGAAATGCCAG AGTTGGGAGTCATGA
- the LOC101778777 gene encoding uncharacterized protein LOC101778777 isoform X1, protein MLLLMAAATATAAGGRGGGVRRRRILVDTDVDTDDVFAILYLLKQDRSEFDLKAITISANSWADAGHAVNHVYDLLYMMGRDDIAVGVGGDGGISDDGRVYPDVGGYFAIIEQEMSTVGGCRYRQTIPQGGNGRLDVNTNYGIRRAFLPQGNRRYFPVQQPTTQQMMIDTISAGPTTAFLMGTHTNFALFLMSNPHLKKNVEHIYMMGGGVRSHNPTGCCPKSSISCVRQQCEDHGNMFTAYTKDPYAEFNIFGDPFAAYQVFHSGIPITLVPLDATNTIPITENFFRAFEQKQSTYEAKYCFQSLKIARDTWFDNQFYTNYFMWDSFMTGVALSIMRNGERPDGENDFAEMEVMNITVVTSNEPYGVRDGSNPFFDGRARPKFNLLEGGVHSGHVLTGLNDPFCVMKGSIKGKCQDGYTKEVQGPDSVAALVAMKAKSNRNASSPLDREFFNNFLEVMNRPACSGRFNFTNQFPHYKEVMYKPDFRNRIRGMPVIFDMDMSPGDFIALLCLLKANIEAIDLKGILVSGNGWSNPATIDVIYDVLHMMGRDDIPVGLGSITALGAPELGCEYVKAIPHGSGGGLDADTLFGLARMLPRSPRRYTAEKSMKYGTPRDTAHPEMRQPLAFEVWQQVIAELGPTEKITVLTNGPLTNIANIILSDTKAKSMIEKVYIVGTHLVDGEGEEGNLFTVPSNKFAEFNFFLDPKSAKTVVESGLDITVIPLRAQRQVSSFGKVLRSLRGAEKTPESSFVYRLLLLMKKLQKNHQAYSHIDMFLGEVLGSMFLVQQSHLNYSITEKAISVGSGHVSMDGQTILDETNGKLVKVLDRLHSDTYYTELAKLVATKKQSALVGSFDEQKRMWSKANYKGRDDPGFVK, encoded by the exons CTGCTcctgatggcggcggcgacggcgacggcggcgggcgggagagGTGGCggggttcggcggcggcgcatcctCGTGGACACGGACGTCGACACGGACGACGTCTTCGCCATCCTCTACCTGCTCAAGCAGGACCGCTCCGAGTTCGACCTCAAG GCTATCACTATCAGTGCAAACTCTTGGGCTGATGCTGGCCATGCTGTTAACCATGTGTATGATCTACTCTACATGATGGGGCGAGATGACATAGCAGTTGGTGTCGGAGGGGACGGTGGTATATCAGATGATGGTAGGGTTTATCCCGATGTTGGTGGTTATTTCGCGATAATTGAGCAG GAAATGTCAACAGTGGGGGGTTGTCGGTACCGACAAACGATTCCGCAGGGGGGAAATGGCCGGTTGGATGTCAACACAAATTATGGAATCAGACGAGCATTTCTGCCTCAG GGCAACCGGAGATACTTCCCTGTTCAACAACCAACTACGCAACAGATGATGATTGACACCATATCTGCCGGGCCAACGACCGCCTTCCTAATGGGGACACACACGAACTTTGCACTTTTCCTCATGAGCAACCCACATCTGAAGAAAAATGTGGAGCACATTTACATGATGGGTGGTGGTGTACGATCACACAATCCCACTGGCTGCTGCCCCAAGAGCAGCATCTCGTGTGTGCGTCAACAATGTGAAGATCACGGTAACATGTTTACGGCTTACACCAAAGATCCGTATGCTGAGTTCAACATATTTGGGGATCCTTTTGCTGCATATCAG GTGTTTCATTCTGGTATTCCTATCACCCTTGTGCCTCTTGATGCAACTAACACTATACCAATCACTGAGAACTTCTTTAGGGCCTTTGAGCAAAAGCAGAGCACTTATGAGGCGAAGTACTGCTTCCAATCTCTGAAGATTGCTCGGGATACTTGGTTCGACAATCAATTCTACACA AATTACTTTATGTGGGATTCCTTCATGACTGGTGTGGCACTCTCGATTATGCGCAATGGTGAGAGGCCAGATGGTGAGAATGATTTTGCTGAGATGGAAGTGATGAACATAACTGTTGTTACATCTAATGAACCATATGGTGTTCGTGATGGATCAAATCCATTCTTCGATGGACGTGCGAGGCCAAAATTCAACTTACTGGAGGGTGGTGTACATAGTGGTCATGTTCTGACTGGACTAAACGATCCATTTTGTGTTATGAAGGGGAGCATTAAAGGGAAATGCCAG GATGGATACACAAAAGAAGTGCAAGGTCCTGACTCGGTTGCAGCACTTGTTGCGATGAAGGCAAAATCTAATAGAAATGCAAGCAGTCCTCTTGATAGAGAGTTTTTCAACAACTTCCTTGAG GTTATGAATCGTCCTGCATGCTCTGGCCGCTTCAACTTCACCAACCAGTTCCCCCACTATAAAGAGGTTATGTACAAACCTGACTTCAGAAATCGGATTAGAGGAATGCCTGTCATATTCGACATGGACATGAGTCCAGGTGATTTTATTGCTCTCTTGTGCCTCCTGAAAGCAAATATAGAAGCAATTGACCTCAAG GGGATACTGGTAAGTGGCAATGGCTGGTCAAATCCTGCAACAATAGATGTTATCTATGATGTTCTTCATATGATGGGTCGCGATGACATTCCAGTAGGACTTGGTAGTATCACTGCATTAGGAGCCCCTGAGCTTGGCTGTGAATACGTCAAGGCCATACCACATGGTTCTGGGGGTGGTCTTGACGCTGACACACTTTTTGGACTAGCCCGGATGTTGCCCAGAAGCCCCAGAAG GTACACAGCAGAAAAATCAATGAAATATGGGACTCCAAGGGACACTGCTCACCCTGAGATGAGACAACCATTGGCGTTCGAAGTTTGGCAACAAGTTATAGCAGAGCTTGGACCAACTGAGAAGATAACCGTCCTGACAAATGGTCCTCTCACAAACATCGCTAACATCATTTTATCCGACACAAaggcaaaatcaatgattgag AAAGTTTATATAGTCGGCACTCATTTGGTTGATGGCGAAGGAGAAGAAGGCAATCTATTTACTGTGCCATCAAATAAGTTTGCTGAGTTCAATTTCTTTCTTGACCCTAAATCTGCCAAGACAGTTGTAGAATCTGGCTTAGACATCACTGTCATTCCTCTGAGAGCTCAGCGCCAGGTGTCTTCTTTCGGAAAAGTCCTAAGATCACTACGCGGAGCTGAAAAGACTCCTGAATCGTCATTTGTGTACCGGTTGCTGCTGTTGATGAAGAAGCTGCAAAAGAACCACCAGGCGTACAGTCACATT GATATGTTCCTTGGGGAGGTCCTTGGCTCGATGTTCCTGGTTCAGCAGTCGCATCTAAATTACTCGATCACTGAAAAGGCCATCAGTGTTGGCTCCGGTCATGTCAGCATGGATGGCCAAACTATTCTTGACGAGACAAATGGAAAGCTAGTGAAGGTATTAGATCGTCTCCATTCAGACACTTATTACACAGAGCTTGCGAAGCTGGTTGCTACCAAGAAGCAGTCTGCTCTTGTTGGCAGTTTTGATGAGCAGAAAAGAATGTGGAGCAAAGCAAACTACAAAGGCCGTGACGATCCCGGGTTTGTTAAATAG
- the LOC101785754 gene encoding RAN GTPase-activating protein 2 has product MDSTAQDFHPRTFSIKLWPPSESTRLMLVERMTTNLSTESIFSRKYGLLGKEEAHENAKRIEQLCFASADEHFKKEPDGDGSSAVQLYAKETSKMIMEVLKKGPMTTAEPEAPVADTPIEPGDTVLDISGGKRAFIEADEAKELLSPLTEPGNSYKRICFSNRSFGVDAANVAGPILESVKNQLTEVDISDFVAGRPEDEALDVMRIFSKALEGSVLRYLNISDNALGEKGVRAFSELLKSQEKLEELYVMNDGISEDAAKALSELIPSTENLKVLQFHNNMTGDEGAVYVAEMVKRSPNLESFRCSATRIGADGGVALSEALGTCTHLKKLDLRDNLFGVDAGIALSKTLPKLPDLVELYLSDLNLENKGTIAIVNALKQSAPQLEVLELAGNEINAKAAPALAECITAMQSLKKLTLAENELKDDGAVIIAQSLEDGHADLKELDVSTNMLQRVGARCFARAVANKPGFVQLNMNGNFISDEGIDEVKDILKAGKNSLDVLGSLDENDPEGEPDDDEEDDDEDAKDDDDEDGLDSKLQNVKVEQDG; this is encoded by the coding sequence ATGGATTCAACAGCGCAAGACTTCCATCCCAGGACATTCTCCATCAAGCTGTGGCCACCAAGTGAAAGCACACGCCTCATGCTTGTAGAGAGGATGACCACGAACCTGTCCACTGAGTCCATATTTTCCCGCAAGTATGGACTTTTGGGCAAGGAAGAGGCTCATGAGAATGCTAAAAGGATAGAGCAGCTGTGCTTTGCGTCGGCAGACGAGCATTTTAAGAAGGAACCTGATGGTGATGGGAGTTCTGCTGTCCAGCTGTATGCTAAAGAAACCAGCAAAATGATTATGGAAGTTCTTAAGAAAGGCCCAATGACTACTGCTGAACCAGAAGCACCTGTAGCAGATACACCTATTGAGCCTGGTGATACTGTATTAGATATATCTGGTGGCAAGCGTGCCTTTATAGAGGCAGATGAAGCAAAGGAATTGCTGAGTCCACTTACTGAACCAGGAAACTCGTATAAAAGGATTTGCTTTAGCAATAGGAGCTTCGGTGTTGATGCTGCTAATGTTGCTGGACCTATTCTTGAGTCAGTTAAGAATCAGCTTACGGAGGTAGATATATCTGATTTTGTTGCAGGAAGGCCTGAGGATGAAGCCCTTGATGTGATGCGCATATTCTCCAAAGCACTAGAGGGTTCTGTACTGAGATATCTGAACATCTCTGATAATGCATTGGGTGAGAAGGGTGTCAGGGCATTCAGTGAGCTCCTGAAGTCACAGGAAAAACTGGAAGAGCTCTATGTCATGAACGATGGCATATCAGAGGACGCTGCAAAAGCTCTTTCTGAGCTTATTCCTTCAACCGAGAATCTTAAGGTTCTCCAGTTCCATAACAACATGACTGGAGATGAAGGTGCTGTGTATGTTGCTGAGATGGTTAAGCGGTCTCCAAATCTAGAGAGTTTCAGGTGCTCAGCAACAAGGATAGGAGCTGATGGTGGTGTTGCTTTGTCTGAGGCATTAGGGACATGCACGCATCTGAAGAAACTTGATCTCAGGGATAACTTGTTCGGTGTTGATGCAGGGATTGCTCTCAGCAAAACCCTTCCAAAGCTTCCTGATCTTGTTGAGCTTTACCTCAGTGACCTCAATCTTGAGAATAAGGGTACCATAGCAATTGTCAATGCCCTCAAACAGTCTGCACCTCAGTTGGAAGTCCTTGAATTAGCTGGAAATGAAATAAATGCCAAAGCAGCCCCAGCTTTAGCAGAATGCATAACAGCTATGCAGTCATTAAAGAAGCTGACCTTGGCTGAGAATGAGCTCAAGGATGATGGTGCTGTGATTATTGCACAATCATTGGAAGATGGCCATGCAGATCTGAAGGAGCTTGATGTGAGCACAAACATGCTTCAGCGGGTTGGAGCTCGCTGCTTTGCACGGGCAGTTGCAAATAAGCCTGGTTTTGTGCAACTGAACATGAATGGCAATTTCATCTCCGATGAAGGGATTGATGAGGTGAAAGACATTTTGAAGGCTGGCAAGAATTCACTAGATGTCCTGGGCTCACTAGATGAGAATGATCCTGAGGGAGAgcctgatgatgatgaggaggacgacgacgaagatgccaaggatgatgatgacgaggacGGGCTGGATTCGAAGCTGCAGAACGTAAAGGTTGAGCAGGATGGCTAG